A region of Candidatus Methylomirabilis sp. DNA encodes the following proteins:
- a CDS encoding zinc-binding dehydrogenase, with product MIPVEILNRTMVAAVLHGPGDVRLEEVPIPPIGPKDLLARVEAASIDFTDRKVYLRGSHPMITIPGLFGHEWAGVVVARGEQADIRWQPGIRVVAANSAPCTVPSPAARCRACRRSRQSMCERLLYNNGAFAPYIRIPGRIVEVNLHELSPQVPFEEAALAEPLACVMHAIRRMQVSDGDRIVIIGAGPIGLMFIAVLRHRYGQSIRLLSLDHHDDRLALARYFGADEALNTVGAPLGAGVREAFGTEMADIVIEVVGSTQAYQEAFEAVGRGGTLIAFSGVAEGTGLSLDLHRLHYEEIQIVPIYHHTPGDFASAVQAIVRREVPVASLITARLPLMELSRALEMVQERTTLRTILLP from the coding sequence ATGATTCCCGTTGAGATCCTGAACCGGACGATGGTAGCGGCGGTGCTTCACGGTCCGGGAGATGTGCGGTTGGAGGAGGTGCCGATTCCTCCGATAGGCCCGAAGGATCTCCTGGCCAGGGTTGAAGCCGCCTCTATCGATTTTACGGACCGTAAGGTCTATCTGCGTGGATCGCACCCGATGATTACGATCCCAGGGCTCTTCGGGCACGAGTGGGCCGGGGTTGTGGTGGCGCGAGGGGAGCAAGCAGATATTCGATGGCAGCCGGGAATACGGGTGGTTGCGGCCAACTCGGCCCCCTGTACCGTTCCGTCTCCGGCGGCCCGCTGTCGCGCGTGTCGGCGTTCTCGTCAGAGCATGTGCGAGCGGCTCCTGTACAACAACGGCGCCTTCGCCCCCTATATTCGTATCCCTGGACGGATCGTGGAGGTGAACCTGCATGAGCTGTCCCCGCAGGTCCCGTTTGAGGAGGCAGCCTTGGCTGAGCCGCTCGCGTGCGTCATGCACGCCATCCGACGCATGCAGGTGTCCGATGGGGATCGTATCGTGATCATAGGAGCCGGACCGATCGGCCTGATGTTCATAGCCGTCCTGCGTCACCGCTACGGGCAGTCGATCCGTCTCCTGAGCTTGGACCATCACGACGACCGTCTGGCCCTTGCAAGGTACTTCGGCGCGGACGAAGCACTGAATACTGTCGGAGCGCCGCTGGGGGCGGGTGTGCGCGAAGCCTTCGGGACGGAGATGGCCGATATCGTTATTGAGGTGGTAGGAAGTACGCAGGCGTACCAGGAAGCGTTTGAGGCAGTGGGTCGGGGTGGTACGTTGATCGCCTTCAGCGGAGTGGCTGAGGGCACTGGCCTTTCACTCGACCTGCATCGGTTACATTACGAAGAAATCCAAATCGTCCCAATCTATCACCATACTCCGGGCGATTTCGCCAGCGCGGTCCAGGCCATTGTCCGCCGTGAGGTTCCAGTAGCCAGCCTTATCACTGCCCGCCTTCCTCTCATGGAGTTGTCAAGAGCACTCGAGATGGTGCAGGAGCGAACAACCCTTCGGACGATCTTGCTTCCATGA
- a CDS encoding PBP1A family penicillin-binding protein — translation MRRPSRATVAVIWSFLLLMASSLGVLGGLFVTYLRDLPTLDALEEYQPSLVTTLYSDHDEPFAAFFEQKRFWVPLDKIPRHLINGIIAVEDAQFYQHRGINFRGIARALLVNLRALRPVEGGSSLTQQLAKLLLLTPEKHLSRKIKEAILAIEIEKQYSKAKILELYLNQVYFGHGAYGVESAAQTYFKKSVDQLNLAEAATLAGLPRAPNYYSPITDKERAIRRRDHVLTRMSEEGFITHEQAVSASSVTFDEFSFEKTRNLGPYFVEYIRQQLEEKYGTYAVYHGGLKVYTSLNISAQRSAEAALIEGLREIDKVRGFRPPHTRSSTAVVSGKSSPPSYLIPKVGETLSATVTKILPKTITVQVGSYQGDIALDKVPWLNTSQPPQQLQLGMEVKVQVLSVNKRKKTLDLNLEQDPEIEGAFLAIDPRDGGIKAMIGGYDFERSKFNRALQARRQPGSAFKPFVYAAAFDRGFTPSTIVNDVPVSYPLLVDGKRIEWRPVNYDRKFRGPTTLRYGLEHSINVVAVKLIERIGVDPVIDLAHNLGIESTLRREYALALGVSEVTLSEMVSAFGVFAHSGIRLPPYGIRKVVDSKGALLEEYAPVSRRTMREETAFILTNVLKGVVERGTGSRARVLGRPVAGKTGTTQEATDAWFIGYTPDLVAGVWIGYDTKRSLGPHESSATLAVPIWTRFMQRVLQDTPPEEFPVPENVASVVVNYSTGRPTTLDDKDAIKEFFFK, via the coding sequence ATGCGGCGACCGTCCAGGGCTACCGTTGCTGTAATCTGGTCCTTCCTGTTGCTGATGGCCAGCTCATTAGGAGTCCTCGGAGGCCTGTTCGTTACCTACCTTCGAGACCTCCCGACACTTGACGCACTTGAGGAATATCAGCCCAGCCTCGTGACCACACTCTATTCAGACCACGACGAACCTTTTGCCGCCTTCTTTGAGCAGAAACGCTTCTGGGTTCCGCTGGATAAAATCCCACGCCATCTTATCAATGGAATTATCGCGGTTGAGGATGCTCAATTCTATCAGCATCGTGGAATTAATTTTCGAGGCATCGCCAGAGCGCTTCTGGTAAATCTTCGCGCTCTGCGCCCCGTTGAAGGAGGGAGTTCCCTCACGCAACAGTTGGCGAAGTTGCTGCTCCTGACGCCGGAGAAACACCTTTCCAGGAAAATCAAGGAGGCCATCCTAGCGATCGAAATCGAGAAACAGTATTCAAAAGCAAAGATCCTTGAACTCTATCTCAATCAGGTCTACTTCGGACATGGCGCCTATGGGGTAGAGTCTGCCGCCCAAACCTACTTCAAGAAGTCTGTGGATCAACTTAACCTCGCCGAGGCTGCAACCCTCGCCGGGCTGCCGCGGGCGCCCAACTACTATTCTCCCATTACCGATAAGGAACGGGCGATACGTCGCCGAGACCATGTATTGACCCGGATGTCTGAGGAAGGATTTATTACTCATGAGCAAGCCGTTTCCGCTTCCAGCGTTACCTTCGACGAATTTTCGTTCGAAAAAACCCGTAACCTCGGCCCCTACTTCGTCGAGTACATCCGCCAGCAACTGGAAGAAAAATACGGTACGTACGCCGTATACCATGGCGGCCTGAAGGTCTACACCTCACTGAACATCAGTGCACAGCGGAGCGCGGAGGCGGCTCTGATCGAAGGATTGAGGGAGATCGACAAGGTCAGAGGCTTTCGTCCTCCTCATACACGATCCTCAACCGCCGTAGTGTCCGGCAAAAGCTCCCCCCCCTCGTACCTTATCCCGAAGGTAGGTGAGACCCTCAGCGCAACAGTCACAAAGATTCTGCCAAAGACGATCACGGTTCAGGTCGGTAGCTATCAGGGCGACATTGCCCTTGACAAGGTGCCGTGGCTGAACACCTCCCAACCACCCCAACAGCTTCAGCTCGGTATGGAGGTAAAGGTCCAGGTCTTGAGCGTCAATAAACGAAAAAAGACTCTCGATCTGAACCTTGAACAAGATCCCGAGATCGAGGGCGCTTTCCTCGCCATCGATCCGAGGGACGGCGGCATCAAGGCGATGATAGGCGGGTACGATTTTGAGCGATCCAAATTCAACCGTGCGCTCCAGGCCAGACGACAACCCGGCTCAGCTTTTAAACCGTTTGTCTACGCCGCAGCCTTTGATCGCGGATTCACCCCTTCCACAATCGTCAACGATGTACCCGTAAGCTACCCACTCCTTGTAGACGGCAAACGAATCGAATGGAGGCCAGTAAACTATGACCGGAAGTTCCGCGGTCCGACCACATTACGATACGGACTCGAACACTCCATCAATGTCGTCGCGGTGAAGCTCATCGAACGGATCGGAGTCGATCCGGTCATCGATCTGGCCCATAACCTCGGGATCGAGAGCACGCTACGGAGAGAATATGCCCTGGCCCTTGGCGTCTCAGAGGTCACATTATCGGAGATGGTCTCGGCCTTCGGTGTCTTTGCTCACTCAGGTATCCGGCTTCCCCCTTACGGCATTAGAAAGGTAGTGGACAGCAAGGGGGCACTCCTGGAAGAGTACGCCCCGGTGAGCCGGCGAACAATGAGGGAGGAGACAGCGTTCATCTTGACTAATGTATTGAAAGGTGTCGTTGAGCGAGGGACTGGGTCACGAGCACGCGTACTGGGAAGACCTGTCGCGGGTAAGACAGGAACTACTCAGGAAGCGACAGATGCCTGGTTTATCGGGTATACGCCTGACCTTGTTGCGGGGGTCTGGATTGGCTATGATACCAAGCGATCACTTGGGCCGCACGAATCGAGCGCCACTCTTGCCGTTCCCATCTGGACTCGCTTCATGCAACGAGTCCTTCAGGATACTCCACCAGAAGAGTTCCCTGTACCGGAGAACGTGGCATCGGTAGTGGTGAACTACTCTACTGGGCGCCCCACCACCCTCGACGACAAGGACGCCATCAAGGAGTTTTTCTTCAAGTAG
- the folD gene encoding bifunctional methylenetetrahydrofolate dehydrogenase/methenyltetrahydrofolate cyclohydrolase FolD: protein MSARILDGKSIAAEIRQEVRLEVEAMAAQTGAVPCLATILVGNDPASATYVQNKARACKEVGITSVRIELPADLSEMSLLHEINRLNSDPVVHAILVQLPLPPHINERRILEAILPEKDVDGFHPSNLGGLLVGSPLFVASTPLGILELLDRSNIVIEGKHAVIVGWSVVVGKPTAFLLLQHHATVTICHIKTRDLAFHTRQADILVVAAGKPGLVTGSMVKEGAVVIDVGVNRLSDGRVVGDVEFPEVAEKASLITPVPGGVGPMTIAMLLKNTVDACRRKWGERCGR from the coding sequence ATGTCAGCACGGATCCTCGACGGCAAGTCGATTGCGGCAGAGATTCGCCAGGAAGTCCGGCTCGAAGTCGAGGCAATGGCCGCGCAGACTGGGGCGGTTCCGTGCCTGGCGACGATCCTCGTCGGGAACGACCCGGCCTCAGCGACCTACGTGCAGAATAAGGCCAGGGCGTGTAAGGAGGTGGGAATCACCTCGGTACGGATCGAGCTGCCGGCTGACCTTTCGGAAATGTCACTTCTCCATGAGATCAATCGCCTCAACAGCGACCCTGTCGTACATGCCATTCTTGTTCAGCTTCCGCTCCCCCCTCACATCAACGAACGGCGAATCCTGGAGGCGATTCTCCCGGAAAAGGATGTGGACGGGTTTCACCCCTCCAACCTGGGCGGATTGCTGGTCGGGAGTCCTCTCTTCGTTGCGTCCACGCCGCTTGGCATTCTAGAGCTTCTGGATCGATCGAATATAGTGATCGAGGGAAAACATGCGGTCATCGTCGGGTGGAGTGTGGTGGTCGGCAAACCGACGGCGTTCCTGCTGCTGCAGCATCATGCCACTGTCACCATCTGCCACATCAAGACACGCGATCTTGCCTTTCATACCCGACAGGCCGATATCCTTGTCGTGGCGGCAGGCAAGCCAGGTTTGGTGACCGGCTCCATGGTCAAGGAGGGGGCTGTGGTCATTGATGTCGGCGTCAATCGCCTGTCGGACGGCAGAGTAGTGGGGGATGTGGAGTTTCCGGAGGTTGCGGAAAAGGCTTCTCTGATTACTCCGGTTCCAGGTGGGGTGGGTCCGATGACGATAGCCATGCTCCTAAAAAATACGGTGGATGCCTGTCGGCGAAAGTGGGGTGAACGTTGTGGCCGATGA
- a CDS encoding DUF971 domain-containing protein, which yields MRPTRSSDPAEVIVDRQERVLSITWRDGHHSVYSFDDLRRDCPCASCNDARSKRLNSRDLLVLSGPVLKPGEVQITNYRAVGWYALNFTWSDGHDTGIYTYESLRANCPCEQCVGAEAAQ from the coding sequence ATGAGACCAACACGATCGTCTGATCCGGCAGAGGTAATCGTTGATCGGCAAGAGCGGGTTCTGAGTATTACATGGCGAGACGGCCATCACAGCGTGTACTCGTTCGATGATCTTCGGCGCGATTGCCCATGCGCCTCCTGCAATGATGCCAGGAGCAAGAGGCTCAACAGTAGAGATCTCCTGGTCCTCAGCGGTCCGGTCCTGAAGCCCGGCGAGGTGCAGATCACCAACTATCGCGCTGTGGGCTGGTATGCGCTGAACTTTACCTGGAGCGATGGGCACGACACCGGCATCTATACGTATGAATCTCTACGGGCGAACTGCCCTTGTGAACAATGCGTCGGCGCCGAAGCCGCGCAGTGA
- the tyrS gene encoding tyrosine--tRNA ligase: protein MNDVKAQAYEQLCALRHGVVEIVSEEELLGKLERSLRTGVPLRVKLGADPSAPDLHLGHTVVLRKLRQFQDLGHQVIFLIGDFTGMIGDPTGRSETRKPLSVEEIQANATTYKKQIFRILDQSRTEIRFNSEWLNQMGFTDVIRLAAQYTVARLLERDDFQKRYREGRPIGVHEFLYPLAQGHDSVVLRADVELGGTDQKFNLLVGRELQRDHGQEPQVALITPLLEGTDGVQKMSKSLGNYIGIDEPAREVYGKTMSIPDALIVKYAELVAGMSPDAIEAMEEGLKLGTLHPRSAKADVARRLVALYHGEQAADEAAHEFDRIFREKRLPDVILEFQVPEGHIDQEEGIKNTVPLAWLIAASSGAKSISEAKRLIRQGGVSLDGEVIRDEYAKVPTDQEYVLRVGKRFFRRIKKSIQPRKNT, encoded by the coding sequence ATGAATGATGTGAAAGCGCAAGCCTATGAGCAACTTTGTGCCCTCCGGCATGGCGTGGTGGAGATCGTTTCCGAGGAAGAGCTACTCGGGAAGCTGGAGCGCTCACTGCGGACCGGTGTCCCGCTCCGGGTTAAGCTCGGCGCCGACCCCTCAGCGCCGGACCTGCACCTCGGCCATACGGTCGTACTGAGGAAGCTCCGCCAGTTCCAGGATCTTGGCCACCAAGTGATATTCCTGATCGGCGATTTCACCGGTATGATCGGCGATCCAACGGGCAGGTCAGAGACCCGTAAGCCACTGAGCGTTGAGGAGATTCAGGCCAACGCGACAACTTACAAGAAGCAGATTTTTCGGATCCTCGATCAAAGCCGAACCGAGATCCGTTTTAACAGTGAATGGCTGAATCAAATGGGCTTTACCGACGTGATCCGTTTGGCGGCACAATATACGGTGGCTCGGCTTTTAGAGCGGGACGATTTTCAAAAGCGGTACCGGGAGGGACGACCTATTGGCGTCCATGAGTTCCTGTACCCGCTGGCTCAAGGACATGACTCCGTCGTACTCAGGGCTGATGTCGAATTAGGCGGCACCGATCAGAAGTTTAACCTGCTTGTGGGACGGGAGCTACAGCGGGATCATGGTCAGGAGCCCCAAGTCGCGCTCATCACGCCTCTGCTTGAAGGAACTGATGGGGTTCAAAAGATGAGCAAGAGTCTCGGTAACTACATCGGGATTGATGAGCCGGCCAGAGAGGTGTACGGGAAGACGATGTCGATCCCGGACGCACTCATTGTGAAATATGCCGAGCTGGTCGCCGGGATGTCGCCGGACGCTATAGAGGCAATGGAAGAAGGACTGAAGCTCGGCACACTTCATCCCAGGAGCGCTAAAGCAGACGTGGCCAGACGGCTGGTTGCGCTCTATCATGGAGAGCAGGCCGCCGATGAGGCGGCTCACGAATTCGATCGAATTTTCAGGGAAAAGAGACTGCCAGATGTCATCCTTGAGTTCCAGGTCCCAGAGGGCCATATCGATCAAGAGGAAGGCATTAAGAATACGGTGCCTCTCGCTTGGTTGATTGCGGCCTCAAGCGGCGCAAAAAGCATCTCGGAAGCCAAGCGATTGATCCGCCAGGGTGGAGTCAGTCTTGACGGGGAAGTCATACGAGATGAATATGCGAAGGTGCCGACGGATCAAGAATATGTGCTGAGGGTGGGAAAGCGATTTTTTCGGCGTATTAAAAAGAGCATACAACCACGAAAAAACACTTGA
- a CDS encoding TIGR00282 family metallophosphoesterase has protein sequence MRILFIGDMIGKPGREIVASVLPRLVEEQKIDLVIANGENLAGGFGVTGAVAEEMFALGIDLLTSGNHLWDKKEVEEYISKKERLLRPANYPESAPGRGSLVVDRGGCIVGVLNLQGRAFMPTLDCPFRVADREIGRLRRETTLIFVDFHGEATAEKQAFAWYVDGRVSAVIGSHTHVQTADERILPGGTAFLTDVGMTGGYDSVIGMGIEAPIAKFLSGLPKQFRPATGAPRLCGVVVEIDERTGRSTSIVRIQREP, from the coding sequence GTGCGAATCCTATTCATCGGTGACATGATCGGGAAGCCGGGTCGTGAGATCGTGGCGTCAGTATTGCCGCGCTTGGTCGAGGAGCAGAAGATCGATCTCGTCATTGCGAATGGCGAAAACCTGGCTGGCGGCTTCGGTGTCACAGGCGCGGTGGCTGAAGAGATGTTTGCTCTCGGTATTGATCTCCTGACCTCCGGGAACCACCTCTGGGACAAAAAGGAGGTCGAAGAGTACATCTCGAAGAAGGAGCGACTCCTGCGACCGGCCAACTATCCGGAATCGGCGCCTGGTAGGGGAAGCCTGGTGGTAGACCGAGGTGGCTGTATCGTGGGAGTGCTCAATCTGCAGGGACGGGCGTTTATGCCTACGCTTGATTGTCCGTTCCGAGTGGCTGACCGTGAGATCGGCAGGCTACGTCGAGAGACGACACTGATCTTCGTCGATTTTCATGGTGAGGCGACAGCAGAGAAGCAGGCCTTCGCTTGGTATGTCGATGGACGGGTATCTGCCGTGATCGGCTCCCACACGCATGTCCAGACCGCTGATGAGCGGATTCTTCCTGGAGGGACGGCGTTCCTCACTGATGTAGGGATGACGGGTGGTTATGACTCGGTCATCGGGATGGGGATTGAGGCGCCGATCGCCAAATTCCTGTCCGGTCTTCCGAAGCAGTTCCGACCAGCCACCGGTGCGCCGCGACTGTGTGGAGTGGTGGTGGAGATCGACGAACGGACCGGCCGCTCAACCTCGATCGTACGGATCCAGCGGGAGCCCTGA
- a CDS encoding alcohol dehydrogenase catalytic domain-containing protein: MKAIRLLETGVVELTELPVPSVGPGELLLEMRACGLCGSDLGKIFGGTPLKPPVPLGHELVGVVKAVGEGMQRFALGDRLAIAHHVPCGRCRYCRHGNDSMCPQFKATNIDPGGFAEYVRIPALHVAQTAFALPERLPDDVGIFMEPLACALRAVKRSDVQAGDQIVVVGAGGMGLLVAQAVVVFGARPICVDIREERLELARTLGIETTLNVAGADPRRALRSVTEEDGIDGAILTAVSASMVEAALGALRAGGKINLFADAGEAGRMTIDLGIFYRQELSLTATYSSTPVELKEAIRLLASGQIRTAPLISHRFDLSRFAEGARLQREGQATKIVFYTNGTVAA; this comes from the coding sequence ATGAAAGCGATTCGCCTGCTGGAAACCGGGGTTGTTGAGCTGACGGAGCTGCCGGTTCCATCTGTCGGACCGGGGGAACTGCTGCTGGAGATGCGGGCATGCGGCCTGTGCGGTTCCGACTTGGGGAAGATCTTTGGCGGGACGCCGCTGAAGCCGCCTGTTCCGCTGGGCCACGAGCTGGTAGGGGTGGTCAAGGCGGTCGGCGAGGGGATGCAGCGATTTGCCCTCGGTGATCGTCTGGCTATTGCGCACCATGTTCCGTGTGGACGGTGCCGTTACTGTCGCCATGGCAACGACTCGATGTGCCCCCAGTTCAAAGCGACCAACATCGATCCGGGCGGTTTCGCCGAGTATGTCCGAATTCCAGCCCTGCATGTCGCGCAGACGGCCTTTGCGCTTCCTGAGAGACTCCCGGACGACGTCGGCATCTTTATGGAGCCGTTGGCCTGCGCATTGCGGGCGGTGAAGCGATCCGATGTGCAGGCCGGAGATCAGATCGTGGTGGTCGGCGCGGGAGGTATGGGGTTGCTGGTCGCGCAGGCCGTTGTCGTATTCGGCGCGAGGCCGATCTGTGTGGATATTCGCGAGGAGCGTCTGGAGTTGGCTCGAACGCTCGGGATTGAGACGACCCTGAATGTGGCCGGAGCGGATCCACGAAGAGCGCTTCGTTCGGTCACTGAAGAGGACGGGATCGATGGGGCTATTCTGACTGCGGTCAGCGCGTCGATGGTGGAAGCGGCGCTTGGCGCCCTGCGCGCCGGCGGAAAGATCAACCTGTTTGCTGATGCGGGTGAGGCCGGACGCATGACGATCGACCTGGGCATCTTTTACCGACAGGAGCTGTCTCTTACGGCAACCTATTCGTCCACGCCGGTGGAACTGAAAGAGGCGATTCGACTCCTGGCCTCCGGACAGATCCGGACCGCCCCCCTTATCAGCCATCGTTTCGACCTGAGTCGGTTCGCTGAGGGCGCGCGCCTCCAGCGAGAAGGGCAGGCCACCAAGATCGTGTTTTACACAAACGGAACGGTCGCGGCATGA